A genomic segment from Clostridia bacterium encodes:
- the rpoD gene encoding RNA polymerase sigma factor RpoD, translated as MAEEKTNILKELVETAKKRGSMSNKEILDMLEDVDIDVEVMEKLYETLESLGIEIAPDEEDFSPEDLSLPEEQGESQPSSGESFAIDDPVRMYLKEIGKVNLLSGDEEIELAKRMAEGDEEAKKKLAEANLRLVVSIAKRYVGRGMLFLDLIQEGNMGLIKAVEKFDYTRGYKFSTYATWWIRQAITRAIADQARTIRIPVHMVETINKIIRVSRQLLQELGHDPQPEDIAKEINMPVEKVREIMKIAQEPVSLETPIGEEEDSHLGDFIQDNDSPEPAVAAAETLLKEQLAEVLKTLTEREATVLQRRFGLIDGRARTLEEVGKEFNVTRERIRQIEAKALRKLRHPSRSKRLKDFLD; from the coding sequence ATGGCAGAAGAAAAGACCAATATATTAAAGGAACTTGTAGAGACCGCCAAAAAGCGCGGAAGCATGTCCAATAAAGAGATATTGGATATGCTGGAGGATGTGGATATCGACGTAGAGGTGATGGAAAAGCTCTATGAAACGCTTGAAAGCCTTGGCATAGAGATAGCTCCGGATGAGGAGGATTTTTCACCCGAGGATCTGTCCTTACCTGAGGAACAGGGCGAATCGCAGCCTTCGTCCGGCGAGTCGTTCGCAATAGACGATCCCGTGAGAATGTATTTAAAGGAAATAGGAAAGGTAAATCTTCTGTCGGGCGATGAGGAGATAGAGCTGGCAAAGCGAATGGCCGAGGGCGATGAAGAGGCCAAAAAGAAGCTTGCCGAGGCAAACTTAAGACTTGTGGTAAGTATAGCAAAGCGCTACGTGGGGCGCGGTATGCTCTTTCTCGATCTTATACAGGAGGGCAACATGGGCCTTATCAAGGCAGTGGAAAAATTTGACTATACACGCGGATATAAATTTTCCACTTATGCGACGTGGTGGATACGTCAGGCCATAACGCGCGCGATAGCCGACCAGGCGCGCACGATACGCATACCCGTTCACATGGTGGAGACCATAAATAAAATAATAAGAGTTTCGCGTCAGCTGCTTCAGGAATTGGGACATGATCCGCAGCCGGAGGATATAGCAAAAGAGATAAATATGCCCGTTGAAAAGGTGCGCGAGATCATGAAGATAGCACAGGAGCCCGTATCGCTTGAAACGCCGATAGGCGAAGAAGAGGACAGTCATCTCGGCGATTTTATTCAGGACAACGACTCTCCGGAGCCTGCCGTTGCCGCCGCCGAAACGCTCTTAAAGGAGCAGCTTGCAGAAGTGTTAAAAACTCTTACCGAAAGAGAAGCTACAGTGCTGCAGCGCCGCTTCGGCTTGATCGACGGGCGCGCCAGAACTCTTGAGGAAGTCGGCAAGGAGTTTAACGTTACAAGAGAGCGTATACGTCAGATAGAAGCGAAAGCTTTAAGAAAACTGCGTCATCCCAGCCGCTCCAAACGGCTCAAAGACTTTTTGGACTAG